The sequence below is a genomic window from Anaerocolumna chitinilytica.
CTTTCAACGGTACAAGCAATGTAACTTAAATAATCGTATATGTTTCCGCTTTTTGCAAATCTTTCCCAATGTTCTTTGTTCTGCATTTTTATTTCCCCCTTCAAAACAGTTCTAATTTTAACATCTAATGTTTACATTATAAGCATGCCCACCTTAGAGCTGTTTTAAACCGGGAATCCTATCCAGCTTGAAGACTATTTCTAAATTTTCTTACATCTCACGCTTATCGTAGCCATAATTTTTAATAAGAAAATCACTGTCACGCCAGTCCTTTTTAACCTTTACCCAAAGCTTTAAATTGACCTGCATATCAAGCAGGTTTTCAATTTCTTTTCTTGCCTGCATGCCGATTTTTTTGAGCTTTTCTCCATTCTTACCTATTATAATGCCTTTATGACTGTCTCTTTCACATACAATGGTAGCATCAATATCTATCATGCTGCCGTCTTTTCTCTCTTTCATACGGTCTATTGCTACAGCTATTCCGTGTGGAATCTCATCACTTAGAAGCCTTAGGGCTTTCTCTCTTATGAGTTCTGCCGTAATCTGCTTCTCTGGCTGGTCCGTGATGGTATCTTCATCATAATACATCGGTCCTTGAGGCAAATACTTAAATATCGTATGAAGAAGCTCTTTGGTATTCTCACCTTTCAAGGCAGACACCGGTACGATATCCGCAAAGGCATATAAATCCTTATAAGCCTCTATGAACTTTAATATCTCCTCTTT
It includes:
- the era gene encoding GTPase Era; protein product: MKKQEYKSGFVTLIGRPNVGKSTLMNHLIGQKIAITSDKPQTTRNRIQTVYTEENGQIIFLDTPGIHKAKNKLGEYMVSIAERTMKEVDVVLWLVEPSTFIGAGERHIAEQLLAVKTPVILVINKVDTVKKEEILKFIEAYKDLYAFADIVPVSALKGENTKELLHTIFKYLPQGPMYYDEDTITDQPEKQITAELIREKALRLLSDEIPHGIAVAIDRMKERKDGSMIDIDATIVCERDSHKGIIIGKNGEKLKKIGMQARKEIENLLDMQVNLKLWVKVKKDWRDSDFLIKNYGYDKREM